From one Deltaproteobacteria bacterium genomic stretch:
- the hemW gene encoding radical SAM family heme chaperone HemW — MSEGTRPGLYVHVPFCKSKCPYCDFYSVTSPSRVSEWLEALEKEVRIYREHFPLFDSLYFGGGTPSLLEPGELKDLLSLLFNNFSFSPDAEFTLEANPDDVTASKADLFLDLGLNRISLGAQSFIDRELRLLGRRHTASQTERAVEHLARAGFKRIGIDLIYGLPGQGESDWLESLDQALSLDPDHVSCYQLTLAGGTPFEALMKRGRIRPPSEAKARRLFLIASDHLEKRGYVHYEVSNYARNLRSVCRHNLKYWRRGPYLGLGPSAHSFSGGERWWNHRSLGKYVRDLSTGRPPVEGQEKLSPEQHRMEALLLGFRTLEGVDLSLVDLSPNAGKIIAELCRSELIRRDGGKIVPTRKGFLVADSLPLLFC, encoded by the coding sequence ATGAGTGAAGGCACCCGCCCGGGGCTTTACGTCCACGTTCCCTTTTGCAAGAGTAAGTGCCCTTACTGCGATTTTTATTCCGTGACCTCTCCTTCCCGGGTCTCCGAATGGCTGGAGGCCCTTGAAAAGGAAGTCCGAATCTACCGGGAGCACTTTCCATTATTCGATTCCCTATACTTTGGGGGTGGGACCCCCAGCCTCCTGGAACCCGGGGAATTGAAGGACCTGCTCTCCCTCCTCTTCAACAATTTCTCCTTTTCCCCGGATGCCGAGTTCACCCTGGAGGCCAACCCGGACGATGTGACGGCCTCCAAGGCGGACCTATTCCTGGACCTGGGGTTAAACCGGATCAGCCTGGGCGCCCAGTCCTTTATTGATCGGGAACTCCGGCTGCTTGGAAGGAGACACACGGCTTCTCAAACGGAAAGGGCGGTGGAACACCTGGCCCGGGCAGGGTTTAAACGAATCGGCATTGACCTCATTTACGGCCTCCCCGGGCAGGGGGAATCCGACTGGTTGGAAAGCTTAGACCAGGCCCTTTCCCTGGACCCCGACCATGTCTCCTGTTACCAGCTCACCTTGGCGGGCGGCACTCCCTTCGAAGCCCTGATGAAGCGGGGCCGAATCCGCCCCCCAAGCGAGGCGAAGGCAAGAAGACTTTTCCTTATCGCATCGGATCACCTCGAAAAAAGGGGGTACGTCCATTACGAGGTCTCCAATTATGCCAGGAATCTCCGCTCCGTTTGCCGTCACAACCTGAAATACTGGCGACGCGGGCCCTACCTGGGGCTCGGGCCTTCGGCCCATTCCTTTTCCGGGGGCGAACGGTGGTGGAACCACAGGTCACTCGGGAAATACGTTCGTGACCTCTCTACGGGAAGGCCGCCGGTCGAAGGGCAGGAGAAATTGAGCCCGGAACAACATCGTATGGAGGCCCTTCTCCTGGGGTTCAGAACCCTTGAAGGTGTTGACCTGTCCCTTGTTGACCTCTCCCCCAATGCAGGGAAAATCATCGCGGAATTGTGCCGTTCGGAACTGATCCGACGTGATGGTGGGAAGATCGTCCCCACCCGAAAAGGTTTTCTGGTTGCAGACAGTCTTCCCCTGCTCTTTTGCTGA
- a CDS encoding pyridoxamine 5'-phosphate oxidase family protein — protein sequence MNTTSTTDLPSEEELKERAADLIRSQSTMTLATALENKAWAAPVYYVDIDFLFYFFSSPSSRHILEALESKTASAAVFHPSDKWKDIQGIQMSGSIKPVGPGWEAAKALRAYLRKFPFTGDFFGKKKILDLQDFSKTFRVKLYRFRPTRLLYMDNRIQFGFRAEIPLSP from the coding sequence ATGAATACCACTTCCACCACCGATCTTCCCAGTGAGGAAGAACTCAAAGAAAGGGCGGCCGACCTCATCCGCAGCCAGAGCACCATGACCCTGGCCACAGCCCTCGAAAACAAGGCCTGGGCGGCTCCGGTCTACTATGTGGATATCGATTTCCTCTTCTATTTCTTCTCTTCCCCCTCCTCCCGGCATATCCTGGAAGCCCTCGAGAGCAAAACGGCCTCCGCCGCAGTGTTTCACCCCTCCGACAAATGGAAGGACATCCAGGGGATACAGATGTCGGGGAGCATTAAACCCGTCGGACCGGGCTGGGAGGCGGCAAAGGCCCTTCGGGCCTATCTCAGGAAATTCCCCTTTACTGGAGATTTCTTCGGGAAGAAAAAAATCCTGGATCTTCAAGATTTCTCCAAGACGTTCAGGGTAAAGCTCTACCGGTTTAGACCGACGCGCTTGCTGTATATGGACAATCGAATCCAGTTCGGGTTCAGGGCGGAGATCCCCCTTTCTCCCTGA
- the rpiB gene encoding ribose 5-phosphate isomerase B encodes MKITLGTDHAGFQYKEKIKEFLQEQGHQVKDFGTFSPEPVDYPLFVRPAAQSVAAGESERGIVFGGSGNGEAIVANRIPGIRCTLCWDLETARLARRHNDANVLSLGARLISLESAVEIVRTWLSTPFDGGRHLRRIRLIDPQKGVNVPSPSTDSSAPLFPSSKPRGEAPPSAKYDVMIAFRYLKYFEGNQTLEFRLDPNLKTPSVIHVPSEERWKKELPEWARDRRDEILERLKKKCSHMECIWEEY; translated from the coding sequence ATGAAAATCACTCTTGGCACAGACCACGCAGGATTTCAATACAAGGAGAAGATCAAGGAGTTTCTCCAGGAACAAGGACACCAAGTCAAAGACTTCGGGACCTTTTCCCCTGAACCCGTGGACTATCCTCTCTTTGTACGCCCCGCGGCCCAATCGGTCGCCGCCGGGGAATCGGAGAGGGGGATCGTTTTCGGCGGCTCGGGCAACGGGGAGGCCATCGTCGCAAATCGGATTCCTGGGATCCGCTGCACCCTTTGCTGGGACCTGGAAACGGCCCGCCTGGCCAGACGGCACAATGACGCCAACGTTCTCTCCCTGGGAGCCCGCCTGATCTCCCTGGAATCGGCTGTCGAGATCGTGAGGACATGGCTCTCCACCCCTTTCGATGGAGGACGGCATTTGAGGAGGATTCGTTTGATCGACCCGCAAAAGGGTGTGAATGTCCCGTCCCCTTCAACGGACTCCTCAGCCCCATTGTTTCCAAGCTCCAAACCGCGGGGAGAAGCTCCTCCATCGGCTAAGTACGACGTCATGATCGCCTTTCGATACCTCAAGTATTTCGAGGGAAATCAAACCCTTGAGTTCCGCCTCGATCCCAATCTAAAGACTCCATCGGTGATCCACGTACCTTCCGAGGAAAGGTGGAAAAAAGAGCTGCCCGAATGGGCAAGGGACCGAAGGGACGAAATCCTTGAACGCCTCAAAAAGAAGTGCTCCCACATGGAGTGCATCTGGGAGGAATATTGA
- a CDS encoding helix-turn-helix transcriptional regulator — translation MDIHAEVKALNLGSQIRQIRLGKQLTLQDISNVTGLSKPFLSQIENNLVVPPIATLLKISKALGVSISRFFQGAPSPERIALVRRGERKKFSRPSPKSADRTGYRYESLAHPMAEKHMEPFLVEIEPRDEKDLVFYNHAGEEFLYVLEGKTEFRAADRVIVIEPGDSLYFHSDIPHALRGLNGKKSIVLAVVFSPR, via the coding sequence ATGGACATTCACGCAGAAGTCAAGGCCCTCAATCTCGGAAGCCAGATACGGCAAATCCGTCTGGGCAAGCAATTGACGCTACAGGACATCTCCAACGTCACCGGACTATCCAAGCCCTTTCTTTCACAGATCGAGAACAATCTCGTTGTTCCTCCCATCGCCACCCTCCTGAAGATCTCCAAAGCCCTTGGTGTCAGTATCAGCCGCTTTTTCCAAGGTGCACCATCTCCCGAACGCATTGCCTTGGTGCGGCGCGGGGAACGAAAGAAGTTTTCCCGCCCATCCCCCAAAAGCGCGGATCGAACCGGCTACCGATACGAGTCCCTGGCCCACCCCATGGCCGAGAAACACATGGAGCCCTTTCTGGTGGAAATCGAACCCAGGGATGAAAAGGATCTGGTCTTTTACAACCATGCGGGGGAAGAATTTCTTTACGTGCTTGAAGGAAAGACGGAATTCAGGGCCGCCGATCGGGTGATTGTCATCGAACCCGGCGACAGTCTCTACTTTCACTCTGATATTCCCCATGCCTTGAGGGGGTTGAACGGAAAGAAGTCAATCGTTCTTGCCGTAGTTTTCTCTCCCAGGTAA